A single region of the Streptomyces sp. NBC_01262 genome encodes:
- a CDS encoding lysophospholipid acyltransferase family protein yields MLYGVMKVAIGSPLKAAFRPWVEGLENIPETGGAILASNHLSFSDSFFLPAVLDRKVTFIAKAEYFTSPGVKGKLTAAFFKGVGQLPVDRSGARGAGEAAIRSGIKVIESGELFGIYPEGTRSPDGRLYRGKPGGLARIALATGAPVIPVAMIDTEKIQPPGKVMPRLMRPGIRIGKPLDFSRYHGMDGDRFILRAVTDQVMYEIMKLSGQEYEDIYATAAKRQIAEAKKQAE; encoded by the coding sequence CTATCGGCTCGCCTCTCAAGGCCGCGTTCCGGCCATGGGTGGAAGGGCTGGAGAACATCCCCGAGACGGGGGGCGCGATCCTTGCGAGCAACCACTTGTCCTTCTCCGACTCCTTCTTCCTTCCGGCGGTGCTGGACCGCAAGGTCACCTTCATCGCCAAGGCGGAGTACTTCACCTCCCCCGGCGTGAAGGGCAAGCTCACCGCCGCCTTCTTCAAGGGCGTCGGCCAGCTCCCGGTGGACCGCTCCGGCGCGCGCGGGGCGGGCGAGGCCGCGATCCGCAGCGGGATAAAGGTCATCGAGTCCGGTGAGCTCTTCGGCATCTACCCCGAGGGCACCCGCTCGCCCGACGGCCGCCTCTACCGCGGCAAGCCCGGCGGCCTGGCCCGGATCGCGCTGGCCACCGGCGCGCCCGTGATCCCGGTCGCGATGATCGACACCGAGAAGATCCAGCCGCCCGGCAAGGTCATGCCCAGGCTGATGCGGCCCGGCATCCGGATCGGCAAGCCGCTGGACTTCAGCCGCTACCACGGCATGGACGGCGACCGCTTCATCCTGCGCGCGGTGACCGACCAGGTCATGTACGAGATCATGAAGCTCTCCGGCCAGGAGTACGAGGACATCTACGCGACCGCCGCCAAGCGGCAGATCGCCGAGGCGAAGAAGCAGGCCGAGTAA